A region from the Variovorax sp. V93 genome encodes:
- a CDS encoding DUF2855 family protein: MSSTTSLLIRKGELATTRLHTAADQPLADGQVRVRIDSFALTSNNITYAAFGDAMSYWQFFPSTEEGWGSIPVWGFASVVQSLHPGVAVGERLYGYWPMSSGAVLSPDRLSPGRFTDAAAHRAELPAVYNQYFRCNADPLYTADTEDVQALLRPLFITSWLIDDFMADNDFFGANTLLLSSASSKTAYGTAFQLHQREGIEVIGLTSPANVAFCESLGCYHRVVTYDALDGIAAGTPCVYVDFAGNAGLRNAIHARFSNLRYSCSIGGTHVEQLAARGAGKDLAGPRATLFFAPAQIKKRTAEWGADEFGRRMVAAWHHFLATVTDAKKPWLRAEHHHGGEAVQAAYAQVLAGKGDPRTGHILSLYKQPGGL; the protein is encoded by the coding sequence ATGAGCAGCACCACCAGCCTCCTGATCCGCAAGGGCGAACTCGCCACCACGCGGCTGCACACCGCCGCCGACCAGCCGCTGGCCGACGGCCAGGTGCGCGTGCGCATCGACAGCTTTGCGCTCACCTCCAACAACATCACCTACGCCGCCTTCGGCGATGCGATGAGCTACTGGCAGTTCTTCCCGTCCACGGAAGAAGGCTGGGGCAGCATCCCGGTATGGGGCTTCGCCAGCGTGGTGCAGTCGCTGCACCCGGGCGTGGCGGTGGGCGAGCGGCTCTACGGCTACTGGCCGATGTCGTCGGGCGCCGTGCTGAGCCCGGACCGCCTCTCGCCCGGGCGCTTCACCGATGCCGCCGCGCACCGCGCGGAACTGCCCGCGGTCTACAACCAGTACTTCCGCTGCAACGCCGACCCGCTCTACACCGCGGACACCGAAGACGTGCAGGCGCTGCTGCGCCCGCTGTTCATCACCTCGTGGCTGATCGACGACTTCATGGCCGACAACGATTTCTTCGGCGCGAACACCCTGCTGCTGTCGAGCGCATCGAGCAAGACGGCCTACGGCACCGCCTTCCAGCTGCACCAGCGCGAAGGCATCGAGGTGATCGGCCTGACCTCGCCCGCCAACGTGGCCTTCTGCGAGAGCCTGGGCTGCTACCACCGCGTGGTCACCTACGACGCGCTCGACGGCATCGCGGCCGGCACGCCCTGCGTCTATGTGGACTTCGCGGGCAACGCCGGCCTGCGCAACGCGATCCACGCGCGCTTTTCCAACCTCAGGTACAGCTGCTCGATCGGCGGCACGCACGTCGAGCAGCTCGCGGCCAGGGGCGCGGGCAAAGACCTGGCAGGCCCGCGCGCCACGCTGTTCTTCGCGCCGGCGCAGATCAAGAAGCGCACCGCCGAGTGGGGCGCCGACGAATTCGGCCGGCGCATGGTGGCCGCATGGCACCACTTCCTGGCCACGGTGACCGACGCGAAGAAGCCCTGGCTGCGCGCCGAGCACCACCACGGCGGCGAAGCGGTGCAGGCCGCCTATGCGCAGGTGCTGGCCGGCAAGGGCGACCCGCGCACCGGCCATATCCTTTCGCTTTACAAACAACCGGGCGGCCTCTGA
- a CDS encoding serine/threonine protein kinase yields the protein MTLSPAAPANTHPYESLTPDVVLDALATLGLHGDGRLTGLNSYENRVYQVFLEDRSAVVVKFYRPERWSEAEILEEHGFSLELAAAEVPAVAPLAFGGATLHRHGGFAFSVSPYRGGRAPELDDFEVLEWVGRFLARIHTVGSARPFEARPALDLQTFGIASRDWLLAHDKVPLDVQRDWEKACNEALDMIAATALAVNAPASDFQPRKLRLHGDVHPGNILWTPTDRPGGGPHFVDLDDARTGFAVQDLWMLLSGERAQRTAQLSGLLDGYEQFREFDRRELALIEPLRTLRLIHYSAWLARRWEDPIFPINFPWFGSSDYWKGQILVLQEQCEQMAEEPLYA from the coding sequence ATGACCCTTTCCCCCGCAGCGCCCGCGAACACCCATCCTTACGAGAGCCTCACGCCCGACGTGGTGCTGGACGCCCTGGCAACGCTCGGCCTGCACGGCGATGGCCGTCTCACCGGCCTGAACTCGTACGAGAACCGGGTCTACCAGGTGTTCCTGGAAGACCGCAGTGCCGTGGTGGTCAAGTTCTACCGCCCCGAGCGCTGGAGCGAGGCCGAGATCCTCGAGGAGCACGGCTTCTCGCTCGAACTGGCGGCGGCCGAAGTACCGGCCGTGGCGCCGCTGGCTTTCGGCGGCGCCACGCTGCACCGCCACGGCGGCTTTGCCTTCAGCGTGAGCCCCTACCGCGGCGGCCGCGCGCCGGAGCTGGACGATTTTGAAGTGCTCGAATGGGTCGGCCGCTTTCTCGCGCGCATCCACACCGTGGGCAGCGCCAGGCCTTTCGAGGCCCGGCCCGCGCTCGACCTGCAGACCTTCGGCATCGCCTCGCGCGACTGGCTGCTGGCCCACGACAAGGTGCCGCTCGACGTGCAGCGCGACTGGGAAAAGGCCTGCAACGAAGCGCTGGACATGATTGCCGCCACCGCGCTGGCAGTGAACGCCCCGGCCTCCGACTTCCAGCCGCGCAAGCTGCGCCTGCATGGCGACGTGCATCCCGGCAACATCCTGTGGACGCCGACCGACCGGCCCGGCGGCGGCCCGCACTTCGTCGACCTGGACGATGCGCGCACCGGCTTCGCGGTGCAGGACCTCTGGATGCTGCTGTCGGGCGAGCGCGCGCAGCGCACCGCGCAGCTCTCGGGCCTGCTCGACGGCTACGAGCAGTTCCGCGAATTCGACCGCCGCGAACTCGCGCTGATCGAGCCGCTGCGCACCCTGCGGCTCATCCACTACAGCGCCTGGCTCGCGCGGCGCTGGGAAGACCCGATCTTCCCGATCAACTTTCCCTGGTTCGGCTCCAGCGACTACTGGAAGGGCCAGATCCTCGTGCTGCAGGAGCAGTGCGAGCAGATGGCGGAAGAGCCGCTCTACGCCTGA
- a CDS encoding LysR family transcriptional regulator gives MELRHLRYFSVLAEELHFGRAARRLSISQPPLSVAIRQLEESVGARLFERNSKEVRLTHAGEALRVSARRLLLQAEEAALEARDVAAGSAGRLRIGFVGAMLYRGLPQALRVFQARHPAVRVTLAELNSGVQIAELLHDRLDLGFVHTSRMPPELQHRLLLSEPFVCCLPSGHALARKRVLAPADLRSQPFVLFSREASPDYHERILSICADAGFLPEVRHEVRHWLAVVSLVSQGMGVALVPQAMRHSALRGAVFRPLDRAVAQSEAYGVWRSGPPNVLAERLLQGVAESLAAEDRPQA, from the coding sequence ATGGAACTGCGACACCTGCGCTACTTTTCCGTGCTGGCCGAGGAGCTGCATTTCGGGCGCGCCGCGCGGCGCCTGTCGATCTCGCAGCCGCCGCTGTCGGTGGCCATCCGCCAGCTCGAGGAGTCGGTGGGCGCGCGGCTGTTCGAGCGCAACAGCAAGGAGGTGCGGCTCACGCATGCGGGCGAGGCGCTGCGCGTCTCGGCGCGGCGGCTGCTGCTGCAGGCGGAAGAGGCGGCACTCGAAGCACGCGACGTGGCCGCGGGCTCGGCGGGAAGGCTGCGCATCGGCTTCGTCGGTGCAATGCTCTACCGCGGCCTGCCGCAGGCGCTGCGCGTGTTCCAGGCCAGGCACCCGGCGGTGCGCGTCACGCTCGCCGAACTCAATTCAGGCGTGCAGATCGCCGAGCTGCTGCACGACCGTCTCGACCTGGGCTTCGTGCACACCAGCCGCATGCCGCCCGAGCTGCAGCACCGGCTGCTGCTGTCCGAGCCCTTCGTGTGCTGCCTGCCTTCGGGCCACGCGCTCGCGCGCAAGCGCGTGCTCGCGCCGGCCGACCTGCGCAGCCAGCCCTTCGTGCTGTTCTCGCGCGAAGCCTCGCCCGATTACCACGAGCGCATCCTGTCGATCTGCGCCGACGCCGGCTTCCTGCCCGAGGTGCGGCACGAGGTGCGCCACTGGCTGGCCGTGGTCTCGCTGGTGTCGCAGGGCATGGGCGTCGCGCTGGTGCCGCAGGCCATGCGGCATTCGGCCCTGCGCGGGGCGGTGTTCCGGCCGCTCGACCGCGCGGTGGCGCAATCGGAGGCCTACGGCGTGTGGCGCAGCGGGCCGCCGAACGTGCTGGCCGAGCGGCTGCTGCAGGGCGTCGCGGAAAGCCTCGCCGCCGAGGACCGTCCTCAGGCGTAG
- a CDS encoding acyl-CoA dehydrogenase family protein has product MAQNDATAAHAHAHPIPDRHGQNLFMADTELHRLLALYLPDDLRAHMQPHFERLGGLAGGLLDDLASTADRNPPTLKQRTRTGLDEQKVVKHPAYVEMERLALSEFGLAAMSHREETLGWKGKMPPLVKYVLTYLFVQAEFGLCCPVSMTDSLTRTLKKFGRPELVARFLPRLTSLDFEELAQGAMFMTEQAAGSDIAATATMARQETDGSWRITGDKWFCSNPDADFAMVLARAENGLPGMKGVSLFLLPRRLEDGSLNHYRIIRLKDKLGTRSMASGEIRLEGAIAYLVGEEGRGFVQMADMVNNSRLSNGVRAAGLMRRAVAEAEYIAAERRAFGRTLDQMPLMQRQLDKLRLPAEQARTMVCQTALALARSDAGEPDAYALLRILTPLIKFRACRDARKVTGDAMEVRGGCGYIEEWSDPRLVRDAHLGSIWEGTSNIVALDVIRAVKREGSLPVLRAHCEQLLADAALPPAFAAALRDALARAAALAETAAREGGDVLARQAASALYHCTSSIAMAWEAARSGSAPRLRWAQLVLLHRVLPRDPLAPDAMPADWNSAATARTAKATA; this is encoded by the coding sequence ATGGCCCAGAACGACGCCACCGCCGCGCACGCGCACGCGCACCCGATTCCCGACCGCCACGGCCAGAACCTGTTCATGGCCGACACCGAGCTGCACAGGCTGCTCGCGCTCTACCTGCCCGACGATCTGCGCGCACACATGCAACCGCATTTCGAGCGGCTGGGCGGCCTCGCGGGCGGCCTGCTCGACGACCTGGCCAGCACCGCCGACCGCAACCCGCCCACGCTGAAGCAGCGCACCCGCACCGGGCTCGATGAACAAAAGGTCGTCAAGCACCCGGCCTACGTGGAGATGGAGCGCCTCGCGCTCAGCGAATTCGGCCTGGCCGCGATGTCGCACCGCGAGGAGACGCTGGGCTGGAAGGGCAAGATGCCGCCGCTCGTCAAGTACGTGCTGACCTATCTCTTCGTGCAGGCCGAATTCGGCCTGTGCTGCCCGGTGTCGATGACCGACTCGCTCACGCGCACGCTCAAGAAGTTCGGCCGCCCCGAGTTGGTCGCGCGCTTCCTGCCTCGGCTCACGTCGCTGGACTTCGAAGAGCTTGCGCAGGGCGCGATGTTCATGACCGAGCAGGCCGCGGGCTCCGACATCGCGGCCACTGCGACGATGGCGCGGCAAGAGACTGATGGCAGCTGGCGCATCACCGGCGACAAGTGGTTCTGCTCCAACCCCGATGCCGACTTCGCGATGGTGCTCGCGCGCGCCGAGAACGGCCTGCCCGGCATGAAGGGCGTGTCGCTGTTCCTGCTGCCGCGCCGGCTCGAAGACGGCAGCCTCAACCACTACCGCATCATCCGGCTGAAGGACAAGCTGGGCACGCGCTCCATGGCCAGCGGCGAGATCCGGCTCGAAGGCGCGATTGCGTACCTGGTGGGCGAGGAAGGCCGCGGCTTCGTGCAGATGGCCGACATGGTCAACAACTCGCGCCTGTCGAACGGCGTGCGCGCCGCCGGCCTCATGCGCCGCGCGGTGGCCGAGGCCGAGTACATCGCCGCCGAGCGCCGCGCCTTCGGCCGCACGCTCGACCAGATGCCGCTGATGCAGCGCCAGCTCGACAAGCTGCGCCTGCCGGCCGAACAGGCGCGCACCATGGTGTGCCAGACCGCGCTGGCGCTCGCGCGCTCCGATGCCGGCGAGCCCGACGCCTACGCACTGCTGCGCATCCTCACGCCGCTCATCAAGTTCCGCGCCTGCCGCGACGCGCGCAAGGTCACGGGCGACGCGATGGAAGTGCGCGGCGGCTGCGGCTACATCGAGGAATGGAGCGACCCGCGGCTCGTGCGCGATGCGCACCTGGGCTCGATCTGGGAAGGCACCAGCAACATCGTGGCGCTGGACGTGATCCGCGCCGTGAAGCGCGAAGGCTCGCTGCCGGTGCTGCGCGCGCACTGCGAGCAGCTGCTGGCCGATGCGGCGCTGCCGCCGGCTTTTGCGGCGGCGCTGCGCGATGCGCTGGCGCGCGCCGCCGCACTGGCCGAGACCGCCGCGCGCGAAGGCGGCGACGTGCTGGCGCGCCAGGCCGCCTCGGCGCTCTACCACTGCACGAGCAGCATCGCGATGGCCTGGGAGGCCGCGCGCAGCGGCTCGGCTCCGCGCCTGCGCTGGGCCCAGCTGGTGCTGCTGCACCGCGTGCTGCCGCGCGACCCGCTCGCGCCCGACGCGATGCCCGCGGACTGGAACAGCGCCGCCACTGCGCGCACCGCCAAGGCCACGGCCTGA
- a CDS encoding Bug family tripartite tricarboxylate transporter substrate binding protein: protein MRHLTHFFAALAACAALLGAAPAVQAQGPFPSKPLVLVVPFPPGGPTDAMARTLAAEMKDRLGQPMIVENRAGAGGNIGADYVARAEADGHTLLFGTSGPLAINASLYRKISYDPVKSFAPVIQVGYLPNILVVNPALPVKDVRELVAYAKANPGKLSYASSGNGASSHLAGVLFNSVAGTDLQHIPYKGTGPALNDLLGNQVGMTFTDILTALPYVKAGKLRALGVATVARSQALPEVPTISEQGYKGYDVSVFFGIVAPAGTPADRVSKLNQAFAEVLNSPKVKQMFAAQGLEASADTSPQKLGQFIVSESAKWKDVVKKSGAQLD, encoded by the coding sequence TTGCGACACCTCACCCACTTCTTCGCGGCCCTGGCCGCCTGCGCCGCGCTGCTGGGCGCCGCACCCGCCGTGCAAGCCCAGGGCCCCTTCCCTTCCAAGCCCCTGGTGCTGGTCGTGCCCTTCCCGCCCGGCGGCCCGACCGACGCCATGGCCCGCACGCTGGCCGCCGAGATGAAGGACCGCCTCGGCCAGCCGATGATCGTGGAGAACCGCGCGGGCGCAGGCGGCAACATCGGCGCCGACTACGTGGCGCGCGCCGAGGCCGACGGCCATACGCTGCTGTTCGGCACCTCGGGCCCGCTCGCCATCAACGCGAGCCTCTACCGCAAGATCAGCTACGACCCCGTCAAGAGCTTCGCGCCGGTGATCCAGGTCGGCTACCTGCCGAACATCCTGGTGGTGAACCCCGCGCTGCCGGTGAAGGACGTGCGCGAACTCGTGGCCTATGCCAAAGCCAACCCCGGCAAGCTCAGCTATGCGTCCTCGGGCAACGGCGCGTCGTCGCACCTGGCGGGCGTGCTGTTCAACTCGGTGGCCGGCACCGACCTGCAGCACATCCCGTACAAGGGCACCGGCCCCGCACTCAACGACCTGCTCGGCAACCAGGTCGGCATGACCTTCACCGACATCCTCACCGCGCTGCCTTACGTCAAGGCAGGCAAGCTGCGCGCGCTGGGCGTGGCGACGGTCGCGCGCTCGCAGGCGCTGCCCGAGGTGCCGACGATTTCGGAACAGGGCTACAAGGGCTACGACGTGAGCGTGTTCTTCGGCATCGTGGCGCCGGCCGGCACGCCCGCGGACCGCGTGAGCAAGCTCAACCAGGCCTTCGCCGAGGTGCTGAACTCGCCCAAGGTGAAGCAGATGTTCGCGGCGCAGGGCCTGGAAGCCTCGGCGGACACCTCGCCGCAGAAGCTCGGGCAGTTCATCGTGAGCGAGTCGGCCAAGTGGAAGGACGTCGTGAAGAAGTCGGGCGCGCAGCTCGATTGA
- a CDS encoding CaiB/BaiF CoA transferase family protein, whose translation MTQPQGALAGIRVLDISRILGGPYCGQILGDHGADVLKVEPPQGDDTRTWGPPFKDGVASYYHGLNRNKRVQHLDFSTDEGREALLALVAEADVLIENFKTGTMERWGIGYETLSERFPRLVWCRVSGFGADGPLGALPGYDAAVQAMTGIMSINGEADGGPLRVGLPVVDMVTGLNAVIGVLLALQERNRSGRGQFVEAALYDSGLSLLHPHAANWFMDGTAPRRTGNAHPNIYPYDALATGTDPVFVAVGNDRQFASLCRCIGLPGLADDPLYRTAGARSVHRAGLKQQLEAAMAAFDGRALVEQLMAAGVPAAPVLPVDAALAHPHTAHRQMVVEMEGGYRGIGAPVKLSRTPASYRHAPLTPGERFLPESAAGASAS comes from the coding sequence ATGACACAACCCCAAGGCGCCCTCGCCGGCATCCGCGTCCTCGACATCTCGCGCATCCTCGGCGGCCCGTACTGCGGCCAGATCCTCGGCGACCACGGCGCCGACGTGCTCAAGGTCGAACCGCCGCAGGGCGACGACACGCGCACCTGGGGTCCGCCCTTCAAGGACGGCGTGGCGTCCTACTACCACGGCCTGAACCGCAACAAGCGCGTACAGCACCTGGACTTCTCCACCGACGAAGGCCGCGAAGCGCTGCTCGCGCTCGTGGCCGAGGCCGACGTGCTGATCGAGAACTTCAAGACCGGCACCATGGAGCGCTGGGGCATCGGCTACGAGACGCTCTCGGAACGCTTTCCGCGCCTCGTGTGGTGCCGCGTCTCGGGCTTCGGCGCCGACGGCCCGCTGGGCGCGCTGCCCGGCTACGACGCCGCGGTGCAGGCCATGACCGGCATCATGAGCATCAACGGCGAGGCCGACGGCGGCCCGCTGCGCGTGGGCCTGCCGGTGGTCGACATGGTGACCGGGCTGAACGCGGTGATCGGCGTGCTGCTCGCGCTGCAGGAGCGCAACCGCAGCGGCCGCGGCCAGTTCGTGGAGGCGGCGCTGTACGACAGCGGGCTCTCGCTGCTGCACCCGCATGCGGCCAACTGGTTCATGGACGGCACGGCACCGCGCCGCACCGGCAACGCGCATCCCAACATCTATCCCTACGACGCGCTGGCCACGGGCACCGACCCGGTGTTCGTGGCGGTGGGCAACGACCGCCAGTTCGCGAGCCTGTGCCGCTGCATCGGCCTGCCCGGGCTGGCCGACGACCCGCTCTACCGCACGGCCGGTGCGCGCTCGGTGCACCGCGCAGGGCTCAAGCAGCAACTCGAGGCGGCGATGGCCGCGTTCGACGGCCGTGCGCTGGTCGAGCAGCTGATGGCCGCGGGCGTGCCGGCCGCGCCGGTGCTGCCGGTGGATGCCGCGCTCGCGCATCCGCACACGGCGCATCGCCAGATGGTGGTCGAGATGGAAGGCGGCTACCGCGGCATCGGCGCGCCCGTGAAGCTCAGCCGCACGCCGGCGAGCTACCGGCACGCGCCGCTCACGCCAGGCGAGCGCTTCCTGCCCGAATCCGCGGCCGGCGCCAGCGCCTCATGA
- a CDS encoding LysR family transcriptional regulator, giving the protein MELKQWRCFVTLAEIGNIRRAASLLAISQPALSVRVQRLEEALGFALFDRQARGVRLTEQGARLLPHARRLLSRAAETDEAARAIGRGAFDRLEIGVTPIAALSFFPDAMRAFSAAHPGVVLALTEGLSDELEEAVAHRRLDLAVVHPPSSRDDLVVREVARDRFMAVVPAAHPLAGAGRIAAADLRQQTLVGVRRDIGPVVFDRIASYLARAGITTQVNQCASSSISLVGLVAAGAGIGLVVESLACIARPDIRFVALADDPPSLGYAMCHRPDLPAELQGAFMQAFHAPKAGAGVRPES; this is encoded by the coding sequence TTGGAACTCAAGCAATGGCGATGCTTCGTCACGCTCGCCGAGATCGGCAACATCCGCCGCGCGGCTTCGCTGCTCGCCATCTCGCAGCCCGCGCTCAGCGTGCGGGTGCAGCGGCTCGAGGAGGCCCTGGGCTTTGCGCTGTTCGACCGGCAGGCGCGCGGCGTCCGGCTGACGGAGCAGGGCGCGCGCCTGCTGCCGCATGCCCGGCGCCTGTTGTCGCGCGCCGCCGAAACCGATGAAGCCGCACGCGCCATCGGGCGCGGCGCCTTCGACCGGCTGGAGATCGGCGTCACGCCCATCGCGGCGCTGTCTTTCTTTCCCGATGCGATGCGTGCCTTTTCGGCCGCGCACCCGGGCGTGGTGCTGGCGCTGACCGAAGGCCTGTCGGACGAGCTCGAGGAAGCCGTGGCGCACCGCAGGCTCGACCTGGCGGTGGTGCATCCGCCGTCCTCGCGCGACGACCTCGTGGTGCGCGAGGTGGCCCGCGACCGCTTCATGGCCGTGGTGCCGGCCGCGCATCCGCTGGCAGGCGCCGGGCGCATCGCGGCGGCGGACCTGCGCCAGCAGACGCTGGTCGGGGTGCGGCGCGACATCGGGCCGGTGGTGTTCGACCGCATTGCTTCGTACCTTGCGCGCGCCGGCATCACCACGCAGGTCAACCAGTGCGCGAGTTCGTCGATCTCGCTCGTGGGGCTGGTGGCGGCCGGTGCGGGCATCGGGCTGGTGGTGGAATCGCTTGCCTGCATTGCGCGGCCCGACATCCGCTTCGTTGCGCTCGCCGACGATCCGCCGAGCCTCGGCTATGCGATGTGCCACCGGCCCGACCTGCCGGCGGAACTGCAGGGCGCGTTCATGCAGGCCTTCCATGCGCCCAAGGCGGGCGCGGGCGTGCGGCCCGAGTCATGA
- the htpG gene encoding molecular chaperone HtpG → MADSSNTKLPFQAEVAQLLHLVTHALYSNKEIFLRELISNASDACDKLRFEAIDRPELYEDQPELDVRLSFDKAARTITITDKGIGLSRQEAIENLGTIAKSGTKDFVSKLSGDQKADAQLIGQFGVGFYSGFIVADKITVESRRAGLPPEQGVRWTSGGAGDFEVADITRPERGTGITLHLRDDADEYLNAWKLKQIVGKYSDHISLPILMEKEEWKEGENDQPGDMVKTGEWETVNKASALWSRPKKDITPEQYEEFYKSISHDYEAPLAWSHNRVEGSTEYTQLLYIPSKAPFDLWNRDKSAGVKLYVKRVFIMDDAEALLPSYLRFVKGVIDSSDLPLNVSRELLQESRDVKAIREGSTKRVLGMLEDLAKKQKTGPESAEGKIDVGSGESVPAPEPTESVTDVVDKNAPTAAETAASAADESGKYAKFYAEFGAVLKEGLGEDFGNRDRIAKLLRFASTTSDTVSVSFADYKARMKEGQDAIYYITADTLAAAKNSPQLEVFKKKGIEVLLMTDRVDEWALNYLTEFDGTPLQSVAKGAVDLGKLQDEAEKKAAEEAAESFKPLLEKLKEALKDKAGDVRVTTRLVDSPACLVVQDGGMSTQLARMLKQAGQPAPDLKPVLEVNAEHALVKKLDGSEHFDDLANILFDQALLAEGGLPADPAAYVRRVNALLV, encoded by the coding sequence ATGGCTGATTCTTCCAACACGAAACTCCCGTTCCAGGCTGAAGTCGCGCAACTGCTGCACCTCGTCACGCATGCGCTCTACTCGAACAAGGAAATCTTCCTGCGCGAGCTGATCTCGAACGCATCGGACGCCTGCGACAAGCTGCGCTTCGAGGCCATCGACCGTCCCGAACTCTACGAGGACCAGCCCGAGCTGGACGTGCGCCTTTCCTTCGACAAGGCCGCGCGCACCATCACCATCACCGACAAGGGCATCGGCCTGTCGCGCCAGGAGGCCATCGAGAACCTCGGCACCATCGCCAAAAGCGGTACCAAGGACTTCGTGAGCAAGCTCAGCGGCGACCAGAAGGCCGACGCGCAGCTCATCGGCCAGTTCGGCGTGGGCTTCTATTCGGGCTTCATCGTGGCCGACAAGATCACGGTCGAATCGCGCCGCGCGGGCCTGCCGCCCGAGCAGGGCGTGCGCTGGACGAGCGGCGGCGCCGGCGACTTCGAGGTGGCCGACATCACGCGTCCCGAGCGCGGCACTGGCATCACGCTGCACCTGCGCGACGACGCCGACGAATACCTCAACGCCTGGAAGCTCAAGCAGATCGTCGGCAAGTACTCCGACCACATCTCGCTGCCCATCCTCATGGAAAAGGAGGAGTGGAAGGAAGGCGAGAACGACCAGCCCGGCGACATGGTCAAGACCGGCGAATGGGAAACCGTCAACAAGGCCAGCGCGCTCTGGAGCCGCCCCAAGAAGGACATCACGCCCGAGCAGTACGAAGAGTTCTACAAGAGCATCAGCCACGACTACGAGGCCCCGCTCGCCTGGAGCCACAACCGCGTGGAAGGCAGCACCGAGTACACGCAGCTGCTCTACATTCCGTCGAAGGCGCCGTTCGACCTGTGGAACCGCGACAAGAGCGCGGGCGTCAAGCTCTACGTGAAGCGCGTCTTCATCATGGACGACGCCGAGGCGCTGCTGCCCAGCTACCTGCGCTTCGTGAAGGGCGTGATCGACTCGTCCGACCTGCCGCTCAACGTGAGCCGCGAGCTGCTGCAGGAAAGCCGCGACGTGAAGGCCATCCGCGAAGGCAGCACCAAGCGCGTGCTCGGCATGCTCGAAGACCTGGCCAAGAAGCAGAAGACCGGGCCGGAAAGCGCAGAGGGCAAGATCGACGTGGGCTCCGGCGAATCGGTGCCGGCCCCCGAGCCGACCGAGTCCGTGACCGACGTGGTCGACAAGAATGCGCCGACGGCCGCCGAAACAGCGGCATCCGCGGCCGACGAATCGGGCAAGTACGCCAAGTTCTATGCCGAGTTCGGCGCCGTGCTCAAGGAAGGCCTGGGCGAGGACTTCGGCAACCGCGACCGCATCGCCAAGCTGCTGCGCTTCGCCTCCACCACGAGCGACACCGTGAGCGTGAGCTTTGCCGACTACAAGGCGCGCATGAAGGAAGGCCAGGACGCGATCTACTACATCACGGCCGACACGCTCGCCGCCGCCAAGAACAGCCCGCAGCTCGAGGTCTTCAAGAAGAAGGGCATCGAGGTGCTGCTGATGACCGACCGCGTCGACGAATGGGCGCTCAACTACCTCACCGAGTTCGACGGCACGCCGCTGCAGAGCGTGGCCAAGGGCGCGGTCGACCTCGGCAAGCTGCAGGACGAGGCCGAGAAGAAGGCCGCCGAGGAAGCCGCCGAATCCTTCAAGCCGCTGCTCGAGAAGCTCAAGGAAGCGCTCAAGGACAAGGCCGGGGACGTGCGGGTGACCACGCGCCTGGTCGATTCGCCGGCCTGCCTGGTGGTGCAGGACGGCGGCATGAGCACGCAGCTCGCGCGCATGCTCAAGCAGGCCGGCCAGCCCGCGCCCGACCTGAAGCCCGTGCTCGAAGTGAACGCCGAGCACGCGCTGGTGAAGAAGCTCGACGGCTCCGAGCACTTCGACGATCTTGCGAACATCCTGTTCGACCAGGCGCTGCTGGCCGAAGGCGGCCTGCCGGCCGATCCCGCGGCCTACGTGAGGCGCGTCAACGCGCTGCTGGTGTGA